From Solanum stenotomum isolate F172 chromosome 2, ASM1918654v1, whole genome shotgun sequence:
cgcccccccccccctccccccttaTTTTTTTACtgtatctttatttttttcttattggcTTTTGGACATTAGTGTATATGACAGACAGGTTTGAAATTGAGCTTCTACCTTGTGATGATGATTCGAAGAGTTATTCAAGTGgtaaatcatttaattttaaatgtccagatacatatatctagagacatatgaattaaaattaggtataatttattttagatatgcTATAACTAAGTGATTttacatgtatctgagatactaGACAAATCTTGTTCGCCTTTTTCATTTCCCTCCcatctcgctcgtcactctctTATGCATATGGTATCCTAGATACATACCGATACATGTCTCTAGTGTGATTCATATGTATCTAGAATACATGACTATCTTGCTCGTCATTCTCCTATGTATATGGTATTCCAAATACATGCGAATAACACCAGACACatacagatacatgtatccagTGTATCAAGGATACATGACTATCTCGCTCGTCTTCATCCCTATTTTAGTTATCTGGTAGCaataatacatgtatctaaatgTATATTCGTCAAAATATGGAagaaattcttaatttattgtaaaatacttaattatttaaaagtatagATAACATTAATATATGTGATATGAATGTATGTCTAATAAGataattttccctttaaaaataCCTTGGAATGACGAGATAAATTATCAcaattatttccttttattccaatttatttgtctgattATTTTAACCTTATCGAACTCCGTTCCTCCCGTTTGTTTATCCGAGAGAGTTAGCACCAATGCTTTACTTCTTAAATATTCTTCTTtcagaaaaaagaaagattaaattGTTGGTTCGTGTATGGTTCATTAATACTTATATGCTTGctttaattataaaaagatgTTTATGATATGGTCCCCTCAATTATTTACTGATTCTAATTTTTGTGATACCTTGCTCACCATCAGTCTTCCTGAGTCCTagacaaaaaattcaaaaataagtaAACATATAAAGAactaaagtatatatttttctttcttctagaaaattatttttacactAATTGAACTCCGTCATTTGTCTAACCAAGAGAGTTGGCACACTGCTTTGTGTATGGATTAAAATTTAGTCCAAACGTATCAAAAGGTGACGTGTGATCGTCAGAATCTAGTTAAAACTAACTCAGCGACGTTGAGATTGAGTGTGGCTTTGTGTAAGGTTAGATCTATTCTTTTGAAGTTTGAGACAAATCTAGTTCGAAGCAAGGAGATCAGAACAAAAAGTTTATTGATAGTCGATCTAAATTCTGTAATGTATTGTTACATAACAATTCACAGGCCCTTAATTCCCTTCTACAAATTCAATTGTTATCTCAAATCACCAATTTAGGGTTATAAAAACTTTGGTTGCTTGAATatatttttggggaaaaaaaatgaaattgaagattCTTGTATTGTTTATATACTTTTATGTTTTCAATATTAAAAGAAGACTATGATCTGGTCCCCTCAATTATTGacatattctaatttttaataataactcGTTTATCATCCTCTTCTTTCCTTCCACAATTTACTAgacaattcaaattaaaaaacaatacacgaaatccaaattttaaaaaaataaaaaaaattattttaaacaagCATACTACTTTTACGATGATTAAACTCCGTTATTTGGATAACCACACTACTTTTATGTATCATTTATGTTCTAGCTCACTCGGTTATTGATAGATTCTAATTTCTCTCTTCTTAGATTTCAACAATTAATTACGTATAAGCAAATTTTATCTCTTCCttgtaaaaatagagaaattgttTATTTCTAATGACTCACAAAACATACCATAgcaaatttggaaagaaagtatataaataacaagaaattaaataagaaaagaaaaaggaccttataatacattttaattataataataaggCTAAGAAATGACAATAATAAGGGTGTACCATTTTTATATTCCCAACTGGCTTTACTTTAGATGGGGTTCTCATTGCTGGCCTGTCCCAATCAGAGGGACAACAGGTGTCACACCACTTACCAGGGAATCTCATAGTAAATAAAACACATGACCAAAACTATTTCCTTTTTTCCAAATTACATaaaccacaaaaagaaaaatcatcacAGCTCGAAtgtaatttcataaataaagttcgaaaaaatagaatatattaTATCTAATAGATCTTCGACTCAATAGAAAAATTACTCAGCTCAAAAAGAATCATGGTTCTTCTAAAACCTGcaatttttttgagattttctaCTAATAAAGCAATTGCATACATAATACTAGTAGTAGTAATTAAAATGGCTGCATACAAATTATTAACTGAAACCTTGCAAAACTCAGCCTAGAAATTTTcttgtagagagagaaatatatttatataatcatCACATCATGCAGATCTTACTCTAACAACAtgtatatacatacatattataTAGCAGCTTTGATATgcattttttgtgtgtatggGTAACGCACTAATTAACCACATCACGTTTGATTCGTGATCCATACATGGCGCCTACTAAAAATTTCCACTACCAAACGGCGGCGACAGTCTCGCTTGTGGCGGAGACATCAGATCCCTTCCCGGCGGCAGCGACGGAGTTCGTCATATAGTCCTTCCTAGATGCAACCAACGAACACTTGTCCTTCTTCTCATCTAGATTCATTTGCTGCTGTCTACACTCTAGACTGCAAAAAGCACTATCTCCTCTGcaaattcaaacaaattaattaaaacggtgcatatatatatatgtaaattgaCTCGAACAATAGGATTATAAGCAGATTAAAATTAGTACCTGTACATGTAGATATCGCGGCCAGGGATTAAGCGGCGTTTACAGAGGAAGCAAGCTTTCAAAAAATTAGAAGTTTCTAGAAAATCAGCAGATTTACGGCGGTTTCTGGCGGAAACGGTTTTAGGTGCGGTAAATAAACGTTGTTGATCTAGCTGTTGCTGAGTGTTTGCAGGTGAAATAGGATTGTGAGGATCGAATGGATTATTGTAATTAGTAAGAGAAGAATTAGGGTCAGGATTATTATTGAGATTGAGATCTAAAGTGAATTCTGTCATGCTGCTTGTTCTCTTCATGGGTGGCCGAGTCCTCTTCCCCAgcaacatttttttcttcttcgatttagagagagaaagagagaagaagaagaagagtgagAGTGGGGAAGATGTGTTGGGAAGATAAAGGAGAGAGCCAAAGCACAAGGACAGAATCTCCACCCTTGATTGTGTATTATTTCAtcacatattttataaaaatatcattttctcAGATTCCATCTCGTTAAAACCTCTGGCTGTTTGATTAGAAACCAATTATGCTAAGattattaattatgttattacttgtctattttgacaaatcaagaaaggataatttttttttacctattataccctcaattaaatgactattattttgaaatatgtaaaaaatttcatccatttcataattaataggagtaaaatgataaattcactatgtcattaattattttcttaataggtatacatatttaaaagtagacaagtaattaggaacagaaGAGTATATATGTGGGACTAATTAGTGTTTCTAAGTGACAAAGcagttttttagaaaatttctcAAAAGACTACTTTCAAATATTGGATAAACACAAATTTGTTTTGTgatattgatttaaaaaaatcaattgattaatcaaatataaataccttattttatttgtgaaataaaatacttttcaaaataaatatagcCAAAATAGACTTCTAATTTATATGGTGCAGTTTTCACTAGATACTAAATTTAAGAattctttttattatatttattgtttcaaataattataatacttGTGTAGCTATATATAATTATCtcaataagattaaaaaaaattaaaattatattacttttaaatatatgaaaatatttcttttttgaaacaaattaaaaagaaaaatttataacATAAAATTAGACCGAAAAAAATATTAACGGTGTTTCCTTTTTAATCTTATCAAACTAAGAAATAACATAtgttttaatttctaaaaacGATCTAATCTTAAAATACTGTTTCgtttcaaaataaatgtcattttagcttttaaaaaataaaataattgtattaAGGAGTGTCActtcaaaaattcaagtttttttaactataaatttttttcaataaatatttattacataataataatttaataaattaatatttattaaaattttaaaatataaattatattaaagcaATGTTTATTTTGAGAAGGAAAGAATTGACATTGAATTAGCGTTACATAGTACAACTTTTTGATACACACCACTAATATAAAAGTCCATTCATTTTTTATGAgtgagaaaaatgaaaagatatgtGTACTTTAACTTTCATCATCACTCAATTAAAAGTGTAACTTAATATTAATATACTTATATggagttttaaattttgtgctAGACAAATCTCTTTTACATAAAGTGAAATGACCGAAATAtgtaacttttattttaaaattttaattcactcgattaaagttaaaaagatgAATAGCAAATATTCATCATTaatatatttggaaaagaaaTGAGAATCAGATGTGATTGATCATATAAACATCCTTAAAATTAAACAGAAAATCAACTGTTTTTTTctacgaaaaagttttgaaTATATGTTATATACATCGAAATTTTGTAGGATTCTTTAAACGAGTTCTATTTCAATTAGAGTTCTTAGAGACGCCTCTATCCTAAATCCTAACTCATAtctatataaaatgaaaatttcgtaaattcatgaaatattaataaaaagatCAAGATGTAACCAAGTACTACACATTATTATGAATGAAATATTCTTATTCcgtcatatattttttttgtgattgtaatttatcTTTCTGTCATATTTAAAATTCGTTGCAAACATATATGATATACTCTTCCACCAACTATTTTACAAATTAGAtgtatagtatatatatttttaatatacatttttgtacatattttataGGATAAATGACCAAATAATTCAAATCCGTAATAATCCATGTTAAGATTGAAACTTTGTTTTTCATCTAAgatcaatttttatcttttcaaaagaaaaatatttttataaatcatgGGTTTGGACAGAACaataattcttgaattaaaatattaaatgaacccatcaaatattaattttgatttgacataGTAATATAAATGGAGAAATAGTTCATGATTTGATTGTTAAATAGTAAAACTTGTGGTTCGTGGAGAATTTCCATTTTCAAttaatcatctcattaatacAATCCAAATGTCGATTCTACTTGGCCTTAATTATCAACCTGCTGGTTTGTTGCAAAAGTAGAAAATATCGTATTTGTAATGAAGTTTCCAAAGTAAATGAATGATCACACTAATAATAATTACATTGGGACACTTAAGCAGTTAAAAGGGTCATTAAGAAATCAAGTCattcaataatatttgataacCAGAAGTATCTGATTATAAAGTTGTCAAAAAAAGCCAGTCCGGTCCCATCCGGTCCAAGCCTCGCAGGCACAAAAAATTTGATTGGCAATGGCGGGCCGGGAAGGGCTTGAAAATGCTCAACCCAACCTTACCCTAGAAGGGTCGAGGGCTGGGGCGGGCTAgtcctttttttaatttttattttattttattctttttagacttaaaattctataacatcaagaaaatgaaaagattttcaaataaaatatgacaaacaatgatattgtttcaataacactagcaaaacatctagtgtaattagcatgtatctaggatactagATACGcggaatacatgtatctggtgtgATGCATCCAGATATGCGAGCGAGATTAGAGAGTGACGAGTGAGATGGGAGGGAGGCGAGGGCACTACTGGCTTTCtctatgtatcctagatacatgtgaatctacTTGATTAAAgtatatctagaacaaattaatcTAATTTTGAGTCCACATATcttgagatacatgtatttagaCGTATCAAAATATGGTAAGAATCGTAATATTACAACATAGCATGCATTTAAGCAATTAGCTCATATACTAGTGAGATTGTTGTAagttacccttaaataaatagttttggcCCATGGGCTAACCCCGGTCCGACCTCAATCAAACCTCAAGAGCCAAGGGCTTATATGGGTCGGACTTATAAACCCTAATTTTAAATGGATTTTAAGAAAATCATATCCCAACCCCAACATCGGATTGGATTGGGTCAATCCCATGAGCTAAACTCATTTTGACGACTCTATCTAATTATAATCTTTTTCAAACTCTTGTTGAGTGTAACTGAAGTTCGCCAATCTTAGCTGTAAATATGGTTTAAGtattctataaataaaaatatataaccTAATTATCTAcgtttaaaaatttataaatttataaaattcaaattttcaatcctCTCGTTAAATTATTAAGTATTTTTAGGAGTGGGGAAGAACAGCTTAGTCAGTATCCCATGAAATGGGCCCCATAAATGTGCCATTATTAGAAGGGAGATTCAATGGGTATTTGGTGAAATAGTCCCACTCAATGAATTCGTTTGTCCCCCTCATCAAAATCTTAACCACACAATTTCATATTCCACTTTTTTACAGTATTGAATTATTTGTCtgatattaatttgatatgaaatatgaaaaaaaaaaaatttatggttataaattaaagatatataaaatatattaaaaaaatatcaggtagaaagttaaaaataaaatttaaaagttatccAAAACaggaaaataacattttttttaaaaatgactaAAAACAAAGtaggacaaataaattgaactacttacttttttttcttatttttgttgctttGTTATTCTCCTTTTACATAAGAGTAATGTAAAtactacataaaaaatgatctttaacaGAAAATAACTAACTATAATAGTTTAATTGCcgttaaagatatttttttagagGCGATTAATTAAACTgcttacttttttttcttattttttgatgCTTTTTTATCCTCCTTTTACATAAGAGTAATGTAAATACTATATCAAAAATGATGTTTAACGAAAAATAACTAACGATAATAGTTTAATTGCCGTTAAAGATATTTTATTAGAGGCGATTAATTAATAGTTACAATTACAGACTCTTTATAAATACTGTTAAAGTCTATACAAACATTGGACCTAATACAATTAACTAATGTGATCACATCACCCTATATTTCTAAGATTATTTTGAAGgaaaatggaaagaaaaaaagagttggaagggaaaaataatataatactcCTACAATACTAAAAAATTCTgctctttttttcatttccttatttatttattttatactaaTATTAATGGAAAACTATATTAAGAGAACCTTTATGACTAATAATCAAATATCATTTTGATTGAGTAATAATAAATGGGAGGATTTAAGGCAACTGTTGATCCAATTGTTCACAAGTTTGGCTACCTTCATTCTCTCATCTTATTAAATCGTTAACAAGTTTAGTTCGATGATTATATCTTTGACTTGTCCATAAGTTTCATcgaatataattaaaatttaaaaataataatataataaaatttatattagacaattaaatataaatattctgACAAATCTAACAACGGcattttttaaaagagagaaTCCAATAGGCATTTGGTCTAAACGATAAAAAATGATTCTAGAAGAGGGAGCCAAAAACGAAATTGAATGAACAAGATCCTAAAAGTCTATTTAACTAGGAATGACAAATGGGATGATACAATTATAAGATGAATTCGTATAAAACCATAAAAACTTCAATCCATCCACTTCCTTCTGCCCCGCTctgcaatttattttttttaattttcaaccCGCCCCATCCTCATGTATAAACGAAAAAACAGCAAATcaccaattttaaaattagattattgCTCTGAGGTAAATCTTAGAACACTAGATTGAAGGAATACATAAGAGATTTGGGAGGCTCAAAGACGGTCACAAGTAGGCCAATTGGATGATAAAAGAATTTATGAGTTGGAATACATAAGGGTAATAATTATTACtactttaatttattctttatttgATTCTCTTTCTTGGGAATTTTAAACAATTCcttctttattttgattatgaatTATAATCAAAGTCAtgttagtatttattttttaacctaACTTTTGTGCGTGTCATGCTCCTTCCAGACATATCATAAAACATAAACTTATAAATAATTGTGTGCACCTTTATCATGTTAATTTAGGATTTAAAGTTTACAAAATCTacattttaattcttttagataaataatttataaatattatttttttataaaacgaAATTTGGACTAAAACTATTTGATGAATGTTATCGAACGTATATATTTTACTCTACACCCGGCTCTAACCATTAACTATGAGAGTCttactacatcaaaaatgatcttgagcgataattaattaatgataataacttaattgtcgttaaatatgtatttataaaagcaattaacactctttgtaaatgtccctaaagCGTATACCGACATTTgatctaatgacaattaacaAATGTCGGTAAAAACTTTATCAGTCTTTATTAATAAGTACTCTATCTGTCCCTTTATACTTGTCAATTTTTtacttgacacacctattaaaaaaatattgactgGTATAgtagtttatcattttactcctattaattgATAGGATCCCAAATATCTTTACTCgctatatttttcaaagatattaacttaatgttaataaattgagggttaaataaatttaaaaaatattctttcttgatttgtcaaaaatgacaagtaaaaaggaaaTATTGAATAAGTTAAAAAGGATAAAAGGAATATATTTATTaccactaaaaaatatttttgtcgtAGTAGTGTTTGTTGCTTCATTAACAATCATCTATCAATTTTTTGTACGTGCTGATCTATTATTTATAAAGTTCAATTTGCACATCAAAGTTCTAATATTACTTCAAATATGTTTTTGGTTGTCGTTGTGGGGTAATTATCATTATtagaaatagaatttttttttgtacgtGCTGATCTATTATTTATAAAGTTCAATTTGCACATCAAAGTTCTAATATTACTTCAAATATGTTTTGGTTGTCTTTGTGGGGTAATTATCATTATtagaaatagatttttttttttgtgaaccagtaaaaaatttatactataaaatatgattttttttcacttcattATTATTGAATCGGCTCATAATAAAAATGCATGGCAGAAAGTAAATTttcattgaaatttgaaaatagtCATTGgatatgttttcttttcttactcatgattcaatcaaaatttgtgaaaaatagccactaaatatttttgagtGGATAATTTCAATgggaaaataatattatttttctttagtctATCACTCTATCTTACGCTCATTATCTCCCTTACgtataattttgtttgttttattgtcctttttatcttttctttccGTTCTAAGTTTcaactgaaatattaagaaatttgCCGCAATTAGCTTAAACAAAACACAATACAAACGGAAAGAAGATTTATTGTCCAAGATCATGATAAAGATTATCAATTAGAGTAATTTACACTTTAATGGAAACagtattattaatattataggttgaatttaatttattggtGCATGTTGCTCTATTATGACAATTTCctctttaaaataattgtcataTTTTGCTTTTCGAGAGTCTATTTGATTAAGTTTTCAAGTTGAATTTGATTAGATTAATTCATTGttataaacttaaaattttaaatattcaaaagccATATGAAAAACAACAATTTCTTCTCATATCAATGGTCTTGATTTAAAAAGTACATcttaaaatattgatcaaagttcatatatattgtttaatACAAACGGATGGGGAGAATATCTGATAACTAAATGAATGCAAACGTACAATTGAAGTAAAGgtatccaattaattaaatatggtACACATTACACAAACAATACTAGCAAGTAAATCTGTGTGTGACCAACAATGATTGTGGTGGAATGGTAAATACTCATttatccttaaccaagaggtctcgggtttgagCCCTAGGGtacggagtcgcctttgttTGGAAGCGCTTTACCTCTCAAGGGCTCCAAGAATACCGAACACCGggtgggaaacaaaaaaaacaaaactctttgtGTGAAGAAAGGGAATATGCCtctaaattaaacaaaaaatccCACTAAtcaataacataaaaataaaaaatagtaatgaTGGTCCTCTAACATTGGTAAAAacataagtaatttttttgaaagtatCATGTTGATGAGGTCATAGATGGTGTATCAAAATTAGtaaactaattaaatatcttATTATTAGAGTAATAGTTACACAttggaaaatgaaataaaatgttaGGTTGCTTCCATAACGGGGTTTTGGGGTGTCTCTGCAGATTACAATCTTCATTTTTTGCCGTCGATGAGGAAACAATTCCCaaaattaatactccctctgttttttatttcttgtccacttttaaattgacgcACATANAATTAGtaaactaattaaatatcttATTATTAGAGTAATAGTTACACAttggaaaatgaaataaaatgttaGGTTGCTTCCATAACGGGGTTTTGGGGTGTCTCTGCAGATTACAATCTTCATTTTTTGCCGTCGATGAGAAAACAATTCCCaaaattaatactccctctgtttcttATTTCTTGTCCATTTTTAAATTGACgcacatattaagaaaataattaatgacagaGTGAGtgtaccattttatccctattaattatgaattggatgaaaagttctacatttttcaaagtaacgtaatcatttaattgaggatataataggtaaaagaaatattatttattaatttgtcaaaattgacaagtaattagggacagatagtgtatatttaattatttaaaagacatgtactttgatatataaaaaaataactatgtACTTCAGGTTAAAGTTACGTCATTTTTACTAGTAATTGTACTTggagtaagaaaaaaaaaagaaccaatCAGGCTGGCATCAAGTTGTACAAGTGCCAGGCACCAGTCTATTTCCAATGTTCATTATTAAAATCATTGAGTAATTTCCTTGGACAGTCACTcatgtttgagaaattatctaggaatatcatttatgtttattttaggatcacaatatcactcaactttattttttttcctcaaaatatacttggcacaaaaaaaacattatctctctcctaatagaatgccatgtcacattattccttttttattattaacatttttttaattccttttttattattaacattttttttaattatttaaaaatattatatcttttGTAGTTTAACAATATGGTTACCTTATTACtctaatgaattaaaatatcaacaaaaaggGAGTCCGAAGTCAAAAGgatcatttttttccttcaaaaaacaaaaacagcacatcaaaaaaaaattaactaaaaggGTAAAATCGCTCCTAACGGAGCAATTTTCATCTGACAAAAATTGACGTCATTccgttaaaagaaataaaaatcgctGCCTTAGCaacaattttctcaaaaaaaaaaatcattatttctttaaaatcgctgctatagcagcgtttttataaactatttttgttaaggaattaaaaaaaaaacataaagaacaagttttaaaattacataaatttccgCCGgcaaccatttaaaaaaaaacaagtttttcagtattaacttttatttttaatgttcaTTTAAATCGCTGAAAGggtaaagattttttaaaaaaaagcttttTATGAAAATCGCTGGCttcagttttaattttttttttaattttttattaaattctctGCAAGGGtaggatttatttttttttaaatttaatttcctAAACAAAATCCCTGCTATAAGCAgcgatttaacttcaaaactttttaaaaaaaatttcttaaacaaaatagCAGcgattttacttttaattttttttttaatataaaaaacgTTGCTATAGCAGtgattttaaagattttttttttttgaaaaaatcgcTGCGTTCACagcgatttttatttcttttagtgGAATGCGTCAATTTTTGTCAGAACAAAATTGCTCCGTCAGGAttgattttgcccttttggttaatttttttttgatgtgtcatttttgttttttaaagaaaaaaagttgtcattttggctCCGGACTCAACAAAAAGGTGTCATTGCCCATTAGTGTCCATATAAAAACATTATCTTGCTTGAAAAATTGGGGGAAGCCAcatattttcttgaagaatcAGAGGAGCTCATATTTGGATTTGCCGCCTAATCCCCCAGAACTAGGGTAGAAATTTTTGggctatgtaatttttttactaGGTAATATGGATtgtctaaattttttaaaaaaatgttagtaataaaaaaggaataatgtgaCATGGCATCCTATTAGGAGAGAGAATGTTTTTTTGTGTgaagtatattttgaggaaaagaggtaaagttgggtgatattatggtcctaaaacaaacataaatgaTATTCTTAGGTAATTTCCTAAACATGAGTGACTATCCAGGGAAATTACTCTAAAatcattcttatttttttggtaaatcctTCTTGctccgtttatttttacttgtttattatactaaaaatagaagTCTACTTTACTTATTAGGTCAATCGATAAGTAAAATGGATGGAGGGAAGGAATACTACTCCCCTGTTTCAGTttatttgtctgattttgacttgatatgaagtttaagaaagtaatttttttttaaatcttgtgttttaaaattaaagatatgtaaaatgtatcaaaatatcttttaatcttgtgattttaaacaCACCACCACGTaagaacaaacaaattaaaacggaggAACTATATAAtttatctaactttaatttgatTAGTACAAGTGAGCATTAACTAAAAAGTTAAGTCAGGTGAGCCGTGTCACTGACTCGAAAGATTCTTAGTGTCACAGGGTCAGGTCAGCCTTATCTAATAAGTACTTAATTTTCTATCTTAATATTAATCTAAACTGGAATTATGTGAGAATTATTTTCTAAATGTGTCAACATAAAATGTTTCATATAGACTATGTAAAAGTATTCAAAGCCTCAAAGGTTTATCTTTATTTGActatatttgatttaatttggtATACTTAAGtctaaagaaataataaataaaataatatttttaatatatcaacCCTAATTATTAGAAATCATCTAAATGTTGAAAATTGATTGAATAGTACTTAATAATAAAGgtaaatagatataaaaatgacaaaataattcttgaattatcaaactaaataaataaaaatgaacatctattttttttagtataacgacaagtaaaagtggacgaaggaaatattattttacacaaaataaaacaaatttgtGTTAAGACTTTTCCCACACTCgtaattttgtatttaaatttcaaattcattaaaCGGGTGTGTGTgtgttcaatttcaaaattttaaatatttgttttagtaaaaagTATATTGatgtaataaataaatgtatattaaaGTTTTAGCTGCCTTTCGTTAAGGGCGACGAAAAAGTCCCAAGTataaaagctaaaaaaataatttaactacttaaaatttttctat
This genomic window contains:
- the LOC125856981 gene encoding FCS-Like Zinc finger 5-like, with protein sequence MLLGKRTRPPMKRTSSMTEFTLDLNLNNNPDPNSSLTNYNNPFDPHNPISPANTQQQLDQQRLFTAPKTVSARNRRKSADFLETSNFLKACFLCKRRLIPGRDIYMYRGDSAFCSLECRQQQMNLDEKKDKCSLVASRKDYMTNSVAAAGKGSDVSATSETVAAVW